The genomic region GCCCTCGAAAAGACCGCCGTCGCCGAACAGAACGGCCTGGACATGGGGGGTATCCGGGACCATGACGATGATGACATCGCTCTTTTCGGCGACGGCGCGGGAGGACTCGCAAGCCTGAGCCCCCTTTTCGGACAGCACCTGAGGAACCTTGACCCGGTCGTAAACGAACAGCGTATGGCCGGCATCGAGCAGATGGCCGGCCATCGGCGTTCCCATAATTCCGGTTCCGATGAATCCGATGTTCATGATTCACTCCTTCTTGCCGTCCGAGCGCGTGATGAGGGTGTAAGTTGCCGGCCGCGACGCGGCGACCGAAAAAAGGTGAGGCGCCCCGGCGTTCAGCCGGGACACCTGGGGAGGAACGGTTATTCCGCGCGGGCGGTAGCTTCGGCTTCCGCTTCAGCACCGCGACGGATCAGCGACATCTCGTTGCCCGCCTGGAAACAGGTGAAGCCTTCACGCTCGGCGCGCCAGCGCAGAGGACCGCAGACCTGCAGGCCATTGGACGTGGCCGCATCAAAGACACGGTCGACGATCGACTCATACTCGGGAGTGCCCTCGGCATAGCCCGAGAAGTTGCCAAGATCGCCACTGGCGATCATCAACGCATCGAGCCCTTCGACTTCGGCGATGTCGTAGACCTCTTCGACGCCTTCCATTGTCTCGATCATGGCGATCACGACGATGTTGTCGTTGAGCGTGGCGCGGTAGCCGCCCTCGACGTCCTCATACATACCCCAGCGCTGCCCGCCGCCCTGGCTGTGACGACCAACTGGCGGGAATTTGACCCAGGACACTGCCTCGCGGGCTTCGTCGGCGGAATCGATAGTCGGATAAACGATTACCATTGCGCCCGAATCCAGCGCATGTTGGGCTTCACGCTCGTCGGTATAGGCCAGGCGGATGCCGTGAGCGGCCTCTGCGTCCGGGCAGGAGGCGAACATGCGCGCCACCGATTCCCAGCTCGTCGCTTGGTGCTGCATCTCGACCCAGGTGAAGTCGTAGCCAGCATTGGCGGCGGCACAATATGTCCGCGGATCGGTAGCATCGATGGTGACCCCGACGAGATCTTCGCCCGCTGTGATCTTCTGCTTGGCGGTGTTCCAGACGGGAACCTCACCCTCAATGACATCTCGAGGGCCGTACTCCCATTCGGACGCGAGAAACTCACTCTCCTGAGCCAAGGCACCGCCTGCCACCGTGCAGGCCATGAGCGCCGATACCGCCGCCTTTGTAAAAATACCCATTTCTCTCTCCCTTCTTCCTTTTCAGGAATTCTGATAACGACCTAAAACTTTTCGATATCAGCAATATAGTCAAATACAAACTGACGTTATTTCGTAGTATAAATTGATGATTTATATTATACTATCATATCGAGTTCTGATTAATCGATGAGATTGCTGAAGAACTCACGCTCGCGTTTTTCGAGTTGCGGCACGATGCGGCCGGAAATAATCCGCTCGAAATGCGGAGTACGCCTGTGGGCATCGGCGGCCGGCTCGTCGACATAGACCTCACAAAGCAGGAACTGGTTGGGATGCTCGTTCGATTCCCAGACCTGATAGCTGATGCAGCCTGGCTCGGATTTCTTGATCTCTTGCGCCATCTCCTTGAGATCGGCCAGCACCTGGTCGCGGTGCCCATCCTTTATGAAGTAGCGAGCGGTCATCAAAATCATCTGGTCACTCCCTTGGTGCGATTATTCGATTGCCACTCCCAAAAATAATTGTCAAAGTATATTTGTTTTATACTATCGTGGTATCATAATACTAATTGTTTTCCTGTTGACCTTTACTGTCATTTCTTCAAGACTTGTTTACAGCCCGCTCCCGGCACGGCCGTCGGTGAGGTGGAGGCATCGTTTTTTTGGAGGAGTGCAGAGATGAATTATTTCCGGTTGTTCCGCGGGGCTGCTCTGGTTGGCGTCGCAGGCTTTGCCTTTGCGGCAGGCTCGGCCCAGGCCCAGACTGTCTGGCGCATCAACGTGTCCATGCCCCAGGACGGTCACCACGGCATCGCCATCGATACGTTCGCTGAGGAAGTCGAGCGCCT from Pelagibacterium sp. 26DY04 harbors:
- a CDS encoding aldolase/citrate lyase family protein, coding for MGIFTKAAVSALMACTVAGGALAQESEFLASEWEYGPRDVIEGEVPVWNTAKQKITAGEDLVGVTIDATDPRTYCAAANAGYDFTWVEMQHQATSWESVARMFASCPDAEAAHGIRLAYTDEREAQHALDSGAMVIVYPTIDSADEAREAVSWVKFPPVGRHSQGGGQRWGMYEDVEGGYRATLNDNIVVIAMIETMEGVEEVYDIAEVEGLDALMIASGDLGNFSGYAEGTPEYESIVDRVFDAATSNGLQVCGPLRWRAEREGFTCFQAGNEMSLIRRGAEAEAEATARAE
- a CDS encoding putative quinol monooxygenase; translation: MILMTARYFIKDGHRDQVLADLKEMAQEIKKSEPGCISYQVWESNEHPNQFLLCEVYVDEPAADAHRRTPHFERIISGRIVPQLEKREREFFSNLID